The Amycolatopsis sp. DG1A-15b genome window below encodes:
- a CDS encoding aldo/keto reductase produces the protein MTSTYTFEDGLSVHRLGFGAMRLTEWDHVKAGATAVARRAAELGVTFFDTADAYDLGLNEELLADALHPYPGLFIATKCGHARPSRGEWVPLGRPEYLRQQAELSLRRLRVDRLDLLQLHRLDPQVPLADQIGALARLREEGKIARIGLSEVSVAQLAEARAIAPIASVQNRYNLTDRASEDVLRYCEREGIAFVPWLPIARGDHATAGGLLAKVAAGVGATPAQVSLAWLLHRSPVVIPIPGTSSVPHLEENCAAADVTLSDEDFEQLTALG, from the coding sequence ATGACCTCGACGTACACCTTCGAAGACGGCCTTTCCGTGCACCGGCTGGGTTTCGGCGCCATGCGGCTCACCGAATGGGACCACGTGAAAGCCGGCGCCACGGCGGTCGCGCGTCGTGCGGCCGAGCTCGGCGTGACCTTCTTCGACACCGCCGACGCCTACGACCTGGGCCTGAACGAAGAGCTGCTCGCCGACGCGCTTCACCCGTATCCGGGGCTGTTCATCGCGACGAAGTGCGGGCACGCCCGCCCGAGCCGGGGCGAGTGGGTTCCGCTCGGCCGGCCGGAATACCTCCGCCAGCAGGCGGAACTTTCGCTGCGGCGCCTGCGCGTCGACCGCCTCGACCTGCTGCAGCTGCACCGGCTCGACCCGCAGGTGCCGCTCGCCGACCAGATCGGCGCGCTCGCCCGGCTGCGGGAGGAGGGCAAGATCGCCCGGATCGGGTTGTCCGAGGTCAGCGTCGCGCAGCTGGCCGAGGCACGAGCCATCGCCCCGATCGCGAGCGTCCAGAACCGCTACAACCTGACCGATCGCGCGTCCGAAGACGTCCTCCGCTATTGCGAGCGCGAAGGCATCGCGTTCGTCCCCTGGCTCCCGATCGCGCGCGGTGACCACGCCACGGCGGGTGGTCTGCTCGCCAAGGTCGCGGCCGGCGTCGGCGCGACACCCGCGCAGGTCTCCCTCGCCTGGCTGCTGCACCGTTCGCCGGTCGTGATCCCGATCCCGGGGACGTCGTCTGTCCCGCACCTGGAGGAAAACTGCGCGGCCGCTGACGTGACGCTCTCCGACGAGGATTTCGAGCAGCTGACCGCGCTCGGCTGA
- a CDS encoding roadblock/LC7 domain-containing protein, whose protein sequence is MPAEVPGPPIPLPTRRQGAAQSFPPPQKVQPSHPEAAAVAKALQEIRDKVDRANITGLLLASRDGLLLASDTQEIEDDSVAAMAAAAVGLATRFIGQAGLGEARGAMFQGSLGHVCVFPVQGSILLVLFARPDTTMGLFNVVARQALTLLQDALTTTN, encoded by the coding sequence ATGCCGGCCGAGGTACCCGGCCCCCCGATTCCCCTGCCGACGCGCAGGCAAGGCGCGGCCCAAAGTTTCCCGCCACCACAGAAGGTCCAGCCGTCGCACCCCGAGGCCGCGGCCGTGGCCAAGGCACTCCAGGAGATCCGCGACAAGGTCGACCGGGCCAACATCACCGGGCTCCTGCTGGCCAGCCGCGACGGCCTGCTGCTGGCCAGCGACACGCAGGAAATCGAAGACGACAGCGTGGCGGCCATGGCGGCCGCCGCCGTCGGGCTCGCCACGAGGTTCATCGGCCAGGCCGGCCTTGGCGAGGCACGGGGAGCGATGTTCCAGGGCTCTCTCGGGCACGTCTGCGTCTTTCCCGTACAGGGATCCATCCTGTTGGTTCTGTTCGCCCGGCCGGACACGACCATGGGCCTGTTCAACGTCGTCGCCCGGCAGGCGCTGACACTGCTCCAAGACGCCCTGACCACGACGAACTGA
- a CDS encoding FAD-binding oxidoreductase, protein MGDVAARLAEIVGDKNLLTGEAISEDYAHDEALTAEPQKPAYVAKPATAEEVAELLKAASEHNVPVTARGSGSGLSGAARPQEDGLLISFERMNAVLEVDTGNHVAVVQPGVTLAELDAKTAEAGLSYTVYPGELSASVGGNVGTNAGGMRAVKYGVTRNNVLGLQAVLPTGEIIRTGGKTSKISTGYDLTQLIIGSEGTLALATEVTVKLYPRLAHGATVLAPFGDFDQVMAAVPAVLSSGLAPHILEYIDNMTMAAIVYNEKLELGVPDKIRETCEAYLVVALENRETGRLEEDVETVGELLGELGAADVYVLDGGAARKLIEAREKAFWTAKAVGADDVIDVVVPRTAMPQFITKARELAMAAGGGALGCGHAGDGNVHLGIFCKDPATRKKLLTDIFAYAMELGGAISGEHGLGRTKAGYHSELEDPAKIELMRRIKQSFDPAGILNPGVLFPEGTA, encoded by the coding sequence ATGGGCGACGTGGCAGCACGGCTGGCCGAGATCGTCGGGGACAAGAACCTGCTCACGGGCGAGGCGATCTCGGAGGACTACGCGCACGACGAGGCACTGACGGCGGAGCCGCAGAAGCCTGCGTACGTCGCGAAGCCGGCAACGGCCGAAGAAGTCGCGGAGCTGCTGAAAGCCGCTTCGGAGCACAACGTCCCCGTGACGGCCCGCGGATCCGGCAGCGGGCTTTCCGGGGCGGCCCGGCCGCAGGAAGACGGCCTGCTGATCTCGTTCGAACGGATGAACGCGGTCCTCGAAGTCGACACCGGCAACCACGTCGCCGTCGTCCAGCCCGGGGTGACCCTCGCCGAGCTCGACGCCAAGACCGCCGAAGCCGGGCTGAGCTACACCGTCTACCCCGGTGAGCTGAGCGCCAGCGTCGGCGGGAACGTCGGGACCAACGCCGGCGGGATGCGGGCCGTCAAGTACGGCGTCACCCGCAACAACGTGCTCGGCCTGCAGGCCGTGCTGCCGACCGGCGAGATCATCCGCACCGGCGGCAAGACGTCGAAGATCTCCACCGGCTACGACCTCACGCAGCTGATCATCGGCTCCGAGGGCACCCTCGCGCTGGCCACCGAAGTCACCGTGAAGCTGTACCCGCGGCTGGCCCACGGCGCCACGGTGCTCGCCCCCTTCGGCGACTTCGACCAGGTGATGGCCGCGGTGCCGGCGGTCCTCTCCAGCGGGCTCGCGCCGCACATCCTCGAGTACATCGACAACATGACGATGGCCGCCATCGTCTACAACGAGAAGCTCGAGCTCGGCGTCCCGGACAAGATCCGAGAGACGTGTGAGGCGTACCTCGTGGTGGCGCTGGAGAACCGCGAAACCGGACGCCTCGAGGAGGACGTCGAGACCGTCGGCGAGCTGCTCGGCGAACTCGGCGCGGCCGATGTCTACGTCCTCGACGGCGGTGCCGCGCGCAAGCTCATCGAGGCCCGCGAGAAGGCTTTCTGGACCGCGAAGGCCGTCGGCGCCGACGACGTGATCGACGTCGTCGTGCCGCGGACCGCGATGCCGCAGTTCATCACGAAGGCACGCGAGCTGGCGATGGCCGCCGGCGGCGGCGCGCTCGGCTGCGGGCACGCCGGTGACGGCAACGTCCACCTCGGGATCTTCTGCAAAGACCCCGCGACACGCAAGAAACTGCTCACGGACATCTTCGCGTACGCCATGGAACTCGGCGGCGCGATCTCCGGCGAGCACGGCCTCGGCCGCACCAAGGCCGGCTACCACTCCGAACTCGAAGACCCGGCGAAGATCGAGCTGATGCGCCGGATCAAGCAGAGCTTCGACCCCGCCGGGATCCTCAACCCCGGCGTTCTCTTTCCCGAAGGAACCGCATGA
- a CDS encoding acetolactate synthase large subunit, translating to MNGAQSLISTLVDAGVEVCFANPGTSEMHFVAALDTVPEMRGVLALFEGVVTGAADGYARIAGKPAATLLHLGPGLGNGLANLHNARRANTPVVNVVGDHATYHKQYDAPLESDIEALAGSLEGWVRRSEHTKDVGADAAAAVAAAQDAPGRVATLILPADASWGEGGETCAPIPPRVPQAVDATTVKDIAAVFGTGEPVALLVGGSACREEGLRAASRIGAATGAKVFVETFPARLERGAGLPSIERLGYLAEQVAYQLDGIKHVIVAGTKAPVSFFAYPGKASDLVPEGAQVHTLASAGQDVTRALTEVAGLVAADTEPVLAPESRPSLPSGPLTPQNWVEVIGALLPENAIIADEANTSGLMLPMATAGAPRHDVLTLTGGAIGYGMPVATGAAVAAPDRPVLNLQSDGSALYTISALWTQARENLNVTTVLLNNRAYAILRLELQRVGAASGGPKANDLLDLSRPDMDFVKIAEGMGVPASRATTAEELAEQLQRAFAEPGPHLIDAAVPPLL from the coding sequence ATGAACGGCGCCCAGTCCCTGATCAGCACGCTGGTCGACGCCGGTGTCGAGGTGTGCTTCGCCAACCCCGGCACGTCGGAGATGCACTTCGTCGCCGCGCTCGACACCGTCCCCGAAATGCGGGGCGTGCTCGCGCTGTTCGAAGGCGTCGTCACCGGTGCGGCCGACGGGTACGCGCGGATCGCCGGCAAGCCCGCCGCGACGCTGCTGCACCTCGGCCCCGGCCTGGGCAACGGCCTGGCGAACCTGCACAACGCGCGTCGCGCGAACACGCCGGTCGTCAACGTCGTCGGCGACCACGCGACCTACCACAAGCAGTACGACGCGCCGCTGGAGTCGGACATCGAGGCCCTCGCGGGCTCGCTGGAAGGCTGGGTGCGCCGCTCGGAGCACACCAAGGACGTCGGGGCGGACGCCGCCGCCGCGGTCGCCGCCGCACAGGACGCGCCCGGCCGCGTCGCGACGCTGATCCTGCCCGCGGACGCTTCGTGGGGCGAGGGCGGCGAGACCTGCGCGCCGATCCCGCCGCGCGTGCCGCAGGCCGTCGACGCCACGACCGTCAAGGACATCGCCGCGGTGTTCGGCACCGGCGAACCGGTCGCACTGCTCGTCGGCGGCAGCGCGTGCCGCGAGGAAGGCCTGCGCGCCGCCAGCCGCATCGGCGCCGCGACCGGCGCCAAGGTGTTCGTCGAAACGTTCCCGGCGCGCCTGGAGCGCGGCGCCGGGCTGCCGTCGATCGAGCGGCTCGGCTACCTCGCCGAGCAGGTCGCCTACCAGCTCGACGGGATCAAGCACGTCATCGTCGCGGGCACGAAGGCGCCGGTGTCGTTCTTCGCCTACCCGGGCAAGGCGAGCGATCTGGTGCCCGAAGGCGCCCAGGTGCACACGCTTGCGTCGGCCGGGCAGGACGTGACGCGGGCGCTGACCGAGGTCGCCGGCCTGGTCGCCGCGGACACCGAACCCGTGCTGGCTCCCGAGTCGCGGCCGTCGCTGCCGAGCGGGCCGTTGACCCCGCAGAACTGGGTCGAGGTGATCGGGGCGCTGCTGCCGGAGAACGCGATCATCGCCGACGAGGCCAACACGTCCGGCCTGATGCTGCCGATGGCGACAGCCGGCGCGCCGCGGCACGACGTCCTGACGCTGACCGGCGGCGCGATCGGCTACGGCATGCCGGTGGCGACCGGGGCGGCCGTCGCGGCGCCGGACCGGCCGGTGCTGAACCTGCAGTCCGACGGCAGTGCGCTGTACACGATCTCGGCGCTGTGGACGCAGGCGCGGGAGAACCTGAACGTCACGACGGTGCTGCTCAACAACCGCGCGTACGCGATCCTCCGCCTGGAACTCCAGCGCGTCGGGGCGGCCTCGGGCGGCCCGAAGGCGAACGACCTGCTCGACCTTTCCCGGCCGGACATGGACTTCGTGAAGATCGCGGAGGGCATGGGCGTGCCCGCCTCCCGCGCGACCACCGCCGAAGAACTCGCCGAACAGCTGCAGCGGGCCTTCGCCGAGCCCGGCCCGCATCTCATCGATGCGGCGGTGCCGCCACTGCTCTGA
- a CDS encoding SAM-dependent methyltransferase: MTEEHAKRGIDFDKPNAARVYDYLIGGKLNYAIDREFAERILEVRPEARDLALLNRRWLRRAVRFGAEQGIRQFLDIGSGMPTVGHVHEVVQAIDPEARVVYVDNEPVAVAHSEIVLKDNENAEMVQADAEFPDTVLEHPTTERLLDFGEPVMVIMAAFIHFIPDSRDPAGLIAAYLGALVPGSCLALSSGTFEGQGEEVRRAAEMYRNSGTDVVARSRAELGALVDGFELVPPGIVFTPEWRPDDPGQVGPHPELSSQLALVVRKN; this comes from the coding sequence ATGACCGAGGAGCACGCGAAGCGCGGAATCGACTTCGACAAGCCCAACGCGGCTCGCGTGTACGACTACTTGATCGGTGGCAAGCTCAACTACGCCATCGACCGGGAGTTCGCCGAGCGGATCCTCGAGGTGCGGCCGGAGGCCAGGGACCTGGCCCTGCTGAACCGGCGGTGGCTGCGCCGCGCCGTCCGGTTCGGCGCCGAGCAGGGCATCCGCCAGTTCCTCGACATCGGCTCGGGCATGCCGACCGTGGGGCACGTGCACGAAGTCGTCCAGGCGATCGACCCGGAAGCCCGCGTGGTCTACGTGGACAACGAGCCGGTCGCGGTCGCGCACAGCGAGATCGTGCTGAAGGACAACGAGAACGCGGAAATGGTGCAGGCCGACGCCGAGTTCCCGGACACCGTCCTCGAGCACCCGACGACCGAGCGGCTGCTGGACTTCGGCGAGCCGGTGATGGTGATCATGGCGGCGTTCATCCACTTCATCCCGGACTCGCGGGACCCGGCCGGGCTGATCGCCGCCTACCTCGGCGCGCTGGTCCCGGGCAGTTGCCTGGCGCTGTCGTCGGGCACGTTCGAGGGACAGGGCGAAGAGGTCCGGCGGGCGGCGGAGATGTACCGCAACAGCGGCACCGACGTCGTCGCGCGGTCCCGGGCGGAACTGGGCGCGCTGGTGGACGGCTTCGAGCTCGTGCCGCCGGGGATCGTGTTCACCCCGGAGTGGCGGCCGGACGATCCCGGCCAGGTCGGGCCGCACCCGGAGCTGTCGAGCCAGCTGGCTCTGGTGGTCCGCAAGAACTAG
- a CDS encoding SAM-dependent methyltransferase codes for MSEDEYARRGIDLDKPNAARVYDYILGGQLNYAVDRMFAEQVLAAQPNARERARLNRQWLRRAIRFGMDQGIRQFLDIGSGMPTVGHVHEVAQAVDPTARVVYVDNEPVAVAHSEIVLEDNENAAMVHADAEFPDDVLEHDITEMMLDLDQPVMVVMALFVHFIPDERDPARLIAAYRDALAPGSYLALSSATYEQQSDGTARAVAMYQKSANPVTPRSADELRALVDGFEIVDPGIVFIPEWRPDDPAEMPPDPTECGGLALVARKN; via the coding sequence ATGAGCGAAGACGAGTACGCGCGGCGGGGCATCGACCTCGACAAGCCCAACGCCGCGCGCGTGTACGACTACATCCTCGGCGGGCAGCTCAACTACGCCGTCGACCGGATGTTCGCCGAGCAGGTGCTGGCCGCGCAGCCGAACGCGCGTGAGCGGGCGCGGCTCAACCGGCAGTGGCTGCGCCGGGCCATCCGGTTCGGGATGGACCAGGGCATCCGGCAGTTCCTCGACATCGGCTCCGGCATGCCGACCGTGGGGCACGTGCACGAGGTGGCCCAGGCCGTCGACCCGACCGCCCGCGTCGTCTACGTCGACAACGAGCCGGTCGCCGTGGCGCACAGCGAGATCGTGCTGGAGGACAACGAGAACGCGGCGATGGTGCACGCCGACGCCGAGTTCCCCGACGACGTCCTCGAACACGACATCACCGAGATGATGCTGGACCTGGACCAGCCGGTGATGGTCGTGATGGCGCTGTTCGTGCACTTCATCCCGGACGAGCGCGACCCGGCCCGGCTGATCGCCGCCTACCGCGACGCGCTCGCGCCCGGCAGCTACCTCGCCCTGTCGTCCGCCACCTACGAGCAGCAGAGCGACGGAACGGCCCGCGCCGTCGCGATGTACCAGAAGAGCGCCAACCCGGTGACGCCGCGCTCGGCCGACGAACTCCGGGCCCTGGTCGACGGCTTCGAGATCGTCGACCCGGGCATCGTGTTCATCCCCGAGTGGCGGCCGGACGACCCCGCGGAAATGCCGCCCGACCCCACGGAGTGCGGCGGCCTGGCGCTGGTGGCGCGCAAGAACTAG
- a CDS encoding MFS transporter, protein MVVSRSAPSGRAIVVVLASCGLVASFMQTLVVPLIPVFPRLLHVPAADASWVVTVTLLAASVITPVSGRLGDLYGKRRMILVSLGLLIAGSVVSATTSALAFQILGRGLQGCAMGVIPLGISIMRDELPPERVGGAISLMSATLGVGGAIGLPVAAVVAENADWHALFWTAAGLGLACALLILTVVPESSVRTPAPFDYFGAFGLAAGLLCLLLPVVKGGTWGWASAPTLGLAAAAVVILLVWGAYQLRRRDPLVDLRVSARRPVLFTNFASIMVGFALYAMALSFPQLLQAPASTGYGLGQTMVESGLTLAPNGLVMMLLSPVSARLITRFGPRPTLMSGALVIAAGYAFAIVLMDNAFELITASVIIGAGVGIAYAAMPALIMGSVPVTETASANGLNSLMRSVGTAISSAVMAAMLAQLAISVGGLPVPSLAGFRATFAVAAGAALAGALLAALVPKRRTAPALVAA, encoded by the coding sequence GTGGTGGTGTCCCGTTCCGCGCCGTCCGGCCGCGCGATCGTCGTGGTGCTCGCCTCGTGCGGGCTCGTCGCGTCGTTCATGCAGACGCTGGTCGTGCCGCTGATCCCGGTCTTCCCGCGGCTGCTGCACGTGCCGGCGGCCGACGCGTCCTGGGTGGTCACCGTGACGCTGCTGGCCGCGTCCGTCATCACCCCGGTCAGCGGGCGGCTCGGCGACCTCTACGGCAAGCGGCGGATGATCCTCGTCAGCCTCGGGCTGCTCATCGCCGGCTCGGTCGTCTCCGCGACGACGAGCGCGCTCGCGTTCCAGATCCTCGGCCGCGGGCTGCAGGGCTGCGCGATGGGCGTGATCCCGCTCGGCATCAGCATCATGCGCGACGAACTGCCGCCCGAACGCGTCGGCGGGGCGATCTCGCTGATGAGCGCGACGCTCGGGGTCGGCGGGGCCATCGGCCTGCCGGTGGCGGCCGTGGTCGCCGAGAACGCCGACTGGCACGCGCTCTTCTGGACCGCCGCCGGGCTCGGGCTGGCGTGCGCGCTGCTGATCCTCACCGTGGTGCCCGAGTCGTCGGTGCGCACGCCCGCGCCGTTCGACTACTTCGGCGCGTTCGGCCTGGCCGCCGGGCTGCTCTGCCTGCTGCTGCCGGTGGTCAAGGGCGGCACGTGGGGCTGGGCCAGCGCACCGACGCTCGGGCTGGCCGCGGCCGCCGTCGTCATCCTGCTCGTGTGGGGCGCCTACCAGCTGCGCCGCCGCGATCCGCTGGTCGACCTGCGGGTGTCCGCCCGCCGCCCGGTGCTGTTCACGAACTTCGCGTCGATCATGGTCGGCTTCGCGTTGTACGCCATGGCGTTGTCGTTCCCGCAGCTGCTGCAGGCACCGGCGTCGACCGGCTACGGGCTGGGCCAGACGATGGTCGAGTCCGGTCTCACCCTGGCCCCGAACGGCCTGGTGATGATGCTGCTTTCGCCGGTTTCGGCGCGGCTCATCACCCGGTTCGGCCCGCGCCCGACGCTGATGAGCGGCGCGCTGGTGATCGCCGCCGGGTACGCGTTCGCGATCGTGCTGATGGACAACGCGTTCGAGCTGATCACCGCGTCGGTGATCATCGGTGCCGGCGTCGGCATCGCCTACGCGGCGATGCCCGCGCTGATCATGGGTTCGGTACCGGTCACCGAAACGGCGTCGGCGAACGGCCTGAACTCCCTGATGCGCTCGGTCGGCACGGCGATCTCCAGCGCGGTGATGGCGGCGATGCTGGCCCAGCTGGCGATCAGTGTGGGCGGACTCCCGGTGCCGTCGCTGGCCGGCTTCCGCGCGACGTTCGCGGTGGCGGCGGGCGCCGCACTCGCGGGCGCGCTGCTGGCGGCGCTGGTCCCGAAGCGGCGGACCGCGCCGGCGCTGGTCGCCGCCTAG
- a CDS encoding DUF3761 domain-containing protein: MKLGAVLLAGVLVTGCGVGSVPPKQQGNLGVLPATSSTYSTPTYSTPAPVETSASAPATSEAPVVTTAQAAVKTTAPKTTAPKPPAPKTTTQAAPKPAECGTDYYRNSDGNCIHRPSDNPAGATALCKDGTYSYSQHRSGTCSGHGGVRTWL, encoded by the coding sequence ATGAAGCTCGGTGCGGTACTGCTCGCAGGTGTCCTGGTCACCGGGTGCGGAGTCGGCTCGGTGCCGCCGAAGCAGCAGGGAAACCTCGGTGTTCTCCCGGCCACGTCGTCGACGTATTCGACGCCCACCTATTCCACGCCGGCTCCGGTCGAAACGTCCGCTTCGGCGCCGGCGACGTCCGAAGCGCCGGTGGTCACCACGGCCCAGGCCGCGGTGAAGACGACCGCCCCGAAGACGACGGCGCCGAAACCCCCGGCGCCGAAGACGACCACGCAGGCCGCGCCGAAGCCGGCCGAATGCGGGACGGACTACTACCGCAACTCGGACGGCAACTGCATTCACCGGCCCAGCGACAACCCCGCCGGCGCGACGGCCCTGTGCAAGGACGGCACCTACAGCTACAGCCAGCACCGCTCGGGCACCTGCTCCGGCCACGGAGGCGTCCGCACCTGGTTGTGA
- a CDS encoding MBL fold metallo-hydrolase — protein MELVEITPRLHLVRYAFGQAYLWQDDDGLTMVDAGIAGSAADTAAAIRAAGRAPEELRRIVLTHAHADHAGAAAELRAWGGVDVLAHRADAPVIRGDRPAAEPVLLDWERPLFERNSPQAGGLTGPPCAVDRELRDGDEIAFGGGARVLAVPGHTDGSIALHLPHHGVLFTGDSVAQLDGKAIPGVFNTDRDKLRESFGRLAALDVEIACFGHTDPFTHDAGKKLREAA, from the coding sequence ATGGAGCTCGTCGAGATCACCCCGCGCCTGCACCTGGTCCGGTACGCGTTCGGCCAGGCCTACCTCTGGCAGGACGACGACGGCCTGACGATGGTCGACGCCGGGATCGCCGGGTCAGCGGCCGACACCGCCGCCGCGATCCGAGCCGCTGGGCGAGCCCCGGAAGAGCTGCGCCGGATCGTCCTCACCCACGCCCACGCCGACCACGCCGGCGCCGCCGCCGAGCTGCGCGCGTGGGGCGGGGTCGACGTCCTCGCGCACCGGGCCGACGCTCCGGTGATCCGCGGCGACCGGCCCGCCGCGGAGCCCGTGCTGCTCGACTGGGAACGGCCGTTGTTCGAGCGGAACAGCCCCCAGGCCGGCGGGCTCACCGGCCCGCCGTGCGCCGTCGACCGCGAACTGCGGGACGGCGACGAGATCGCGTTCGGCGGTGGCGCGCGAGTGCTCGCCGTGCCCGGGCACACCGACGGCAGCATCGCCCTCCACCTCCCCCACCACGGCGTGCTGTTCACCGGCGACTCGGTCGCCCAGCTGGACGGCAAGGCCATCCCCGGCGTCTTCAACACCGATCGGGACAAGCTCCGGGAGTCCTTCGGCCGGCTCGCCGCGCTCGACGTCGAGATCGCGTGCTTCGGCCACACCGACCCCTTCACCCACGACGCCGGGAAGAAGCTGCGCGAAGCGGCCTAG
- a CDS encoding sensor histidine kinase, whose amino-acid sequence MSWLRRYAAELAVAVAVLVGSLFAVLNDGAKPAHHAAIGWVLTVLCCAALFFRRRYPLGVAGFALVCCALYYPLTDPDGLVLLAFAYALYNAAAAGRIRGAALLVVAAMAGVTAGELGSRTGRHVDNFAFFLMTGWFVALVAGGAVAHYRAEAERTKEAEARARATDERLRIARELHDVLGHHLALINVQAGAALHRRDPGQAEEALGAIKDASKTALQELRATLGMLRQTGGPSLQRVAELAESVGASGLTVRTEIDGVARELPPDVEHAAFRVVQEALTNVAKHAGAKTVVVRLGYGADELTVAVDDDGRGGAAPAGNGIRGMAERARALGGELTAAPREDGGYRVRARLPVR is encoded by the coding sequence ATGTCCTGGCTACGGCGGTACGCAGCCGAGCTCGCGGTGGCCGTCGCGGTGCTCGTCGGCTCGCTCTTCGCCGTGCTCAACGACGGTGCCAAGCCCGCCCACCACGCCGCGATCGGGTGGGTGCTCACGGTCCTCTGCTGCGCCGCCCTCTTCTTCCGGCGCCGGTACCCGCTGGGCGTCGCCGGGTTCGCGCTCGTCTGCTGCGCGCTCTACTACCCCCTCACCGATCCCGACGGGCTCGTCCTGCTCGCCTTCGCCTACGCGCTCTACAACGCCGCCGCGGCCGGGCGGATTCGCGGGGCCGCCCTGCTCGTCGTCGCCGCGATGGCCGGTGTCACGGCCGGCGAGCTCGGCTCGCGGACCGGGCGGCACGTCGACAACTTCGCGTTCTTCCTGATGACCGGCTGGTTCGTCGCCCTGGTCGCCGGGGGTGCCGTCGCGCACTACCGCGCCGAAGCCGAGCGGACCAAGGAGGCCGAGGCCCGGGCGCGCGCGACCGATGAACGCCTGCGCATCGCCCGCGAGCTGCACGACGTCCTCGGCCACCACCTCGCGCTGATCAACGTCCAGGCCGGCGCCGCGCTGCACCGCCGTGACCCCGGGCAGGCCGAAGAAGCGCTCGGCGCGATCAAGGACGCCAGCAAGACCGCACTCCAGGAGTTGCGCGCGACGCTCGGCATGCTCCGCCAGACCGGCGGGCCGAGCCTCCAGCGGGTGGCGGAGCTGGCCGAATCCGTCGGCGCGTCGGGGCTGACCGTGCGCACCGAGATCGACGGCGTCGCCCGGGAGCTGCCGCCGGACGTCGAGCACGCGGCGTTCCGGGTGGTCCAGGAGGCGCTGACGAACGTCGCCAAGCACGCCGGGGCGAAGACCGTCGTCGTCCGGCTCGGCTACGGCGCCGACGAACTGACCGTGGCCGTCGACGACGACGGACGCGGCGGTGCGGCCCCGGCGGGCAACGGCATCCGCGGGATGGCCGAACGCGCGCGGGCACTCGGCGGCGAACTGACCGCGGCGCCGCGCGAAGACGGCGGCTACCGGGTGCGGGCCCGGCTGCCGGTGCGATGA
- a CDS encoding response regulator transcription factor: MIRVLLVDDQRLVRAGFRSILDGEDDITVVAEAADGREALQAAHDHHPDVVLMDIRMPVLDGLAATRHLLEDPGVHTKVVILTTFDLDEDVYGALRAGASGFLVKDTEPEELIHAVRVVARGDALLAPSITRRLIAEFAARGTRPAPSPALDRLTDREREVLSLVAAGLSNDEIARELTLSPATAKTHVSRIMTKTGTHDRAQLVVLAYESGAVTPRWLAP; this comes from the coding sequence ATGATCCGGGTCCTGCTCGTCGACGACCAGCGGCTCGTCCGCGCCGGCTTCCGGTCCATTTTGGACGGGGAGGACGACATCACGGTCGTGGCCGAGGCCGCGGACGGGCGCGAGGCGCTGCAGGCCGCGCACGACCACCACCCCGACGTCGTGCTGATGGACATCCGGATGCCGGTGCTCGACGGCCTCGCCGCCACCCGGCACCTCCTCGAAGACCCGGGCGTGCACACCAAGGTCGTCATCCTCACGACGTTCGACCTGGACGAAGACGTCTACGGCGCGCTGCGGGCGGGCGCGAGCGGGTTCCTGGTCAAGGACACCGAACCCGAGGAGCTGATCCACGCCGTGCGCGTGGTCGCCCGCGGCGACGCGCTGCTGGCGCCGTCGATCACCCGGCGGCTGATCGCGGAGTTCGCCGCGCGCGGCACCCGCCCGGCGCCGTCCCCGGCGCTCGACCGGCTCACCGACCGCGAACGCGAGGTGCTGTCCCTGGTGGCGGCCGGGCTGTCGAACGACGAGATCGCGCGGGAGCTCACCCTCAGCCCGGCGACGGCGAAGACGCACGTCAGCCGCATCATGACCAAGACCGGCACGCACGACCGCGCGCAGCTGGTCGTCCTCGCCTACGAGTCCGGCGCGGTGACGCCGCGGTGGCTGGCTCCCTGA